A region of the Salvia splendens isolate huo1 chromosome 11, SspV2, whole genome shotgun sequence genome:
aatacaaatgagacacCTTGCTATCTAATAAATCGGGAGTACTCTAAGATCCCTTTGATCGAGACTGTATGAATGTCTACACCATCTGATTTCTTCTCCAAATAATGTAGCCTACTTCTTTTAAGAGCATCCATCGAGATGAACATAAGATGAACGTTTATATAGCTTCGATGAACTAGTCCATCTATGTCTTATCGATCCACACTAGCCTCGTTCATCCCAGAAATAAACACAAACTTATTTTTCACAATCCCTGATAAATTTTCAGACATCCACCCAAGACTCGGATCTAAGAGCATCATATATTCGTTTCATCTGTCATTATATGTTGCGCGTGTGAGTAAACGCAACCTAGACTACTATTTGGCAGGCCAGGAAAATATTCATTAAGGAAACTATATAGAACTAGTACACTCTGAAACGAAACTTTTTCACAATTCCTGATCATTTGTGTGCGGTCTGACAGAGAGAACGAGACCGCTGCTCTTCTTTCACTGGCCATTTGTTTTTATGTAGTATGTCAAGCCACTTACAACTCAAGTTAatacaagatcaaaaaaataaagatatggTCATTTAATAAAAAGGCACATCATACTTCGACCAAATTCTTATATTTACTGCTCTGGAATGGTTCTCGAAGAAGATGAGGTATAAATTTAGAAATTCCTATTTTTCTTCGCTTCCATCAATACACACTCTCTCTTTGCACTTTAGTTCATATTCAATGTATGTTACTAGGAGAAATAACAATCTGCCGAAACATTTTTTCTACAAGTACTGATGGGGTAACAGATACTAATAATATGTTTTTCCACGAAACCGCCTGTTAAATTTACAAGGTAagaaaagtacaataaaaaaaatttcaataggATCATCACAATACACATAAATTCATCAAGAAGATAACACATGCCAAGACTCCAAAACGGCACTACAAGTAAGCAGTGTAAATCAAGAAAGTTGTCCGACCCACCCCTCAAACATAGCACGAGAATAACAAAAAAGCATAAATAAGCCGAGTTTAAAGGATGTGCTGATGTACCTCTGTCCATCTCTAACTCGACCGCATCCAGCTCAATCTCAAGCTTGGTCACGACATCCTGAAGGTGATCCACGTGCGTATCGATGATGTGCACCACAAGATCCGCGACAGATTTAGGCACAGGATTATCAGCTTCCTCCGAATGATTCATAGTCAGCAGAAAATCCAGCACATGCTCCCTTATCACAATCCCCCCTCTATCCCTACCTTCACTAGTCCTACTTCCATTACTCGAACTCTCTACAATTGGGATTTCCGACAGCAAAGACTCATTTGTCGGGGAGAATCCCAGCCTAGGCACGCGCCCTAACGACACCGTGATGACTGAATTCTCAGTGACCCTAGCTGCAATCCTAAAGGTGAATTTGCTAGAGGCAGGGCCGGGAGAGTTAACTCTGAACACAAGAGCACCGTCAACGTGGCCACAAAATGGGCTGTTGCTGATGAGGGAGAGGATGTCCTGGAGCTTTAGGGGCGGGGACAGGGCATCGATGAGATGCTGAGCCAACTGGGAGAGCTTATGGTTCCCCTTTGGGAGCTCAACATGATACCAACAAAACTCTTTGCCTGAGCCTTGCACAAGATCCCATTCCTTGTTGAAGTAATTCCCATCCCCATCAAAAATGTAGGCCTTTTTCCTCACAACACCAGAGTAATTTGATTGGTGGAATAGGTTTTGCCTAAAACTCCCCCTTTCTGCTTCACTCTCTTCAACTTCTCCCTCACCATTTATATTAGTGAGCTCCATCACATTCCTCAAAATCAATCTAATTATAGTATAGGTTTAttatattaacaaaaaaaatcaatttctaAACACCTATTATTCAACTTATATCCCCAAATTCATACTTCAAAACCTGATTTTTGCAAGAACTAAGTCAAGGATTTCATCATCACCATTTCTGAAGAGTGTATCGAAGTTGAAATCACTACTAGCAGAAGACTTGCTATTTTTGGAACGACATCTACATCATTATCAAGCAGAAAAAAGGGGGGAAACTTTCCCAAAAATGAAAATCAAGCAACGCAGCTATtgaataaaatggaaaaagagTTACCTGAATTAACCCAGAAGCTCGGAACAACTGAAATGCCAGGTTTTTATTTAGCCCAAATGAAATCAGGGAAAATCCTAATTGTGGATAAATTAAAgatttaatcttgaaagagtCATACTCAATAAACaacccaaaattaaaaaaagaccaaataaaatgaacataattctactttttatttatgtaatttaagGTGGAAATTGTGGTTTCCTCGTATATTCTTCTTGCATCACAATAACCAGCTaagaaatttgaataaattttagtctaatttcacaaattttgaatttaattatgaaaatatgATTTATTCTTATTGTTCATTGAAGAATATAAAAGATTActtattttactaaaaattcGTTTATACgagaattaaaaaaagaattgaAAGCTCACGATTTAATATTCGCTCTAAAATTGCATCGGGCTAGAAGTTGACCTTATTACAATtactatattaaaaaaataaattgtgatTAACTAATTGTACTACTATTATATGGTTGACAAGAAAGAGATTATACTTAATTCATATGTATAATATATGGTGAATTATTTAGGGAGtatttgataattttgaaattcaatGATTAGTTCAAATGATGTATAGATGATTTAGATATGTATACAGTTTCAAATTATTGGTTGAAACTTGCAAGACTCAAAAGACACATAATTTATTCATATGTATTTGTAAGTAATTTTTGGGATATTTTATAGACTTTGTTATGACTCTTTTGCATGTGAGCAGTAATAATCTCTTTTGCCATCATTCGAGCGTCGAATTTCTCATTAACTATAATTAGTCATACAATAAAAGATGTAGGATTTGCGTAATGTTTTGGATGTAATCATTTCAACAAGCTTTAAATTACAATTATGACTCTTGTATTTTTACGTTATGTTTACACGTAGTAATGTGTTAAATAAGTTTGGTAAAGGAAATTACCGCGGTTAGACAAAGCACAATTGCAAGTAATTTTTGGGATATTTTATAGAATTTGTTATGACTTTTTTGCATGTGAGCAGTAATAATCTCTTTTGCCTTCAAtaatatgaatatatattttaaattttactcTCAAGTGTTATAAATAGGTGTCAGGTAGCTAGAACTTCCTCTGTCCATGAATAAGAATTCCGTTTTTTCCAATTTAGTCcttccgcgaataggagttccggttcacttttcccataaatgataatatgATCTCCtcttctactaactcattccactcacatttcatttataactaatatatacaagtgagactgtAAGCCGGCAGACACACCTATGATCCAGAACCACACGGTTTGAGGGTAGTAGAAGGGGCTGAACCTACCCATCGGTCAAGATACCAACGTTTAGTAGGGAAGCTGATCTACTTGTCCCATACTAGGCCGGACATCGCATATGCAGTGAGAGTGGTAAGCCAGTTTATGCACCAACCACAGGCGGCTCATTGGGAAGCAGCAATGCGAATTGTACGATACTTGAAGGGAACACCAGGACTTGGAGTGTTGTTCAAAAGGCATGGACATATGGACATACATGGATATaccgatgctgactgggcaggaaATCCAAATGATCGAAAGTCGACTGCAgggtactttacctttgttggcGGCAATTTAGTCACCTGgcgaagtaagaaacaaaaggtggtaGCATTGTCGAGTGCAGAGGCTGAGTTTCGAGGGATCAAAAGCGGCATAACTGAGATCCTATGGCTGAAGAGACTAATGACCGAGCTAGAGTTGGTGCCCTCAAGTCCTTGTAAACTATTTTGCGACAATAAGGCAACCATTAGCATATCAGAGAACCCAGTGCAACATGATCGGACAAAGCATGTTGAAATAGATCGGCACTTCATCAAGGATAACATCGAGGCAAAAATTGTGGAATTACCATTCGTCAGGTCCGAAGACCAACTAGCAGATATCCTCACCAAAGCTGTGGACTCAAGAAACTTTCACgaggtattgggcaagttaagtatggACTATCCcctacttaacttgagggggagtgttggaaagaaataaaagagGATCAAATCACAAGGAAGGAAATCATAGGAAGTTATGGAATTGATTGATATTACCGTGTAATTGGCAAGTGTGATTAGGGTAAATCTTTACCTAATTTGTATAATCTACATCCTATTTAAAGTATTGTATACCACAGTAGAAATCAGTTTAATACaaaataagagttttaacaTAAATAGGTGTTAGATAGCTACTACTTCCTCCGCCCATGAATAAGAGttctgtttttccattttagtccttCCGCGAATAGTAGTTCCGGTTCACtcttaccataaatggtaataagaTCCCACCTTCTACtaattcattccactcacatttcttttataatgaatatatatgttaggatcgtcgactgcaacattagtttgatattgtccgctttgggtcaagcccgcacggatttgtttttgggtcacttcCAAAAGGGATcaaaactaattggggttggacatgaattatatacaccttataacttccctcactcatccgatgtgggacggGTTTGTAAAACAACAAatctcccctcaaaccgagaccacatcgggaacgcagtcgacacaaacatgggtcgttccaaccctggcccctaggtcatcctgggcccgacccAAAGccacctggctctgataccacttgttaggatcgtcgactgcaacattagtttgatattgtccgctttgggtcaagcccgcacggatttatttttgggtcactcccaaaaggcctcaaactaattagagttggacaggaattatatacacattccaacttccctcactcatccgatgtgggataagtttgtaacccaacaataTACAAGTGAAACTTGTTATGTTATGATTTTATTCGGCATTTAAATGTGAATAAGACTTTGTAAAAAACAATCTATATCTTCATGCCCCTCCCTTAAATGATtagtttgtttaaaaaaaactagacaagtggtctatttttattttatcaatttactaGTATGCTATAATGTGTGCTCGTGGGCCTCAATCTATCCTTATAATCTACAAACAAGTTGGAAGTCAGAGTCATTTTAATAGACCAATATTTTGGCCCTTCAAATGCATTTACCCTACAATGTATGCAATGATATTTTAAAGAGTTGAGTACGCTCTTTatagtttgattttttattttaatttttgaactAAACAATTTTCATGGTTAGCGATCAAATCATCTCCAGTGATGAGAAAATTggtatttatataataaaattattttcgaTCGCTACTGTAAAAATCACATTATATTACTATATCATATGATacactcaattttttttactattttttaaactctgattttagaaaaacaaacaaatgtAAAATCCTtcagaaaaacaaacaaatgtAAAATCCTACTAAGAGAGGATAATTTTTTAGGCAAAAACTTGTGTCACAGTTCCTTATTAATTACCAACTTCATCAAGATATTACTATTGTGCTAAAATTTATTATCGTCATAATTAAAAGTAATTGTGTTAAAATGATCGAGGCTATGATTAAAATTGACATTTGTTGTGATTAGGAGTAATTGTTATTAATAAAGATTACTGTTTTTGATGAAAGCAAAATAGAGTATTCcttttttcaatttcatttaaaaaaaagagtgaaATTCAAAAATAGTCCCTGGACTATTGatttatctcgcccatagtccatgaactttaaaaatacCATCAAACAACCTTGGACTTAaggtttatctcgaaaatggtCTATGGTTGCGCAATTGTGGAACAAATTGTGCTCCAAATTCAACGCTTTATGTGGATTGCTTTTATAAATTACTACACATTACCAAAAAAACTATATATAAATTCTTGGACATCTATATTTATGTAATCATAAAAAcaatcaattttattaaaaagtagtttaattattaaataatatatatcTCAATTTTGAGGGATACCATTTTGTAGTAAGATTTTGCAATGTCTATCTCAAGTTCTCATCTCATCACCTATATACAGCTATACTATTCAtcttactttttaaaaatggtttattatttcattttataatttgcaATTGTGTATATTTATACACTCCATCTAATTATACTGATATGTGAATAGTTGACACATAAGATTTCATTATAATTTGCAATTGTGTATGGTGTGTAAGATTTGAAgtacaaatatataaaaatgaggaATATGaatgatggtttggcgaatttttgatggtagtaaatgcaggtaatgaatatagatcacgacacaaggaattacgtggttcgatttactgaagtaaatctacgtccacggaaagaaaggagggcaagattgtattgcttgatctggtttccagcttacaaataca
Encoded here:
- the LOC121756427 gene encoding zinc transport protein ZntB-like — translated: MELTNINGEGEVEESEAERGSFRQNLFHQSNYSGVVRKKAYIFDGDGNYFNKEWDLVQGSGKEFCWYHVELPKGNHKLSQLAQHLIDALSPPLKLQDILSLISNSPFCGHVDGALVFRVNSPGPASSKFTFRIAARVTENSVITVSLGRVPRLGFSPTNESLLSEIPIVESSSNGSRTSEGRDRGGIVIREHVLDFLLTMNHSEEADNPVPKSVADLVVHIIDTHVDHLQDVVTKLEIELDAVELEMDRGGFAMKKQMLDSRRFPKMNLDLQRLLQVIAHGEQVFPRVKEKCSSKEWFSSEDINALEELIGRIRRLKENVGFIANRVTAIQAGLDSWQSEQINRKLYYLSFLSIIFLPLSIITGVFGMNVGGVPWTGQRDPALKDGFRNVMMVCAAMLAVVLLCFGFPALYSRAIAWWRRPTMQRSWSLNRRSFIRRAGMDGGRTDRGGYVRL